In Hydractinia symbiolongicarpus strain clone_291-10 chromosome 4, HSymV2.1, whole genome shotgun sequence, the following proteins share a genomic window:
- the LOC130642240 gene encoding uncharacterized protein LOC130642240 yields MEGTKRCPNCKKVLAPDEFRVLKNGQTTTNCICCLDKKKQQCTKNKCPHGRRREQCKEGSQIYPHEKQRAYCKECGGVRFASMKRIRSQCKECKGSQICQHEKRRSQCKECKRSQIYPHEKLKYRCKECKGSQICIKHGRRRSTCRDCEGGSICIEHGRIRSECKDCGGGGICEHKNKGRIAPFATLPAILLVLLAAESTIPYKETRSLVLRISQLRYGYVAEP; encoded by the exons ATGGAGGGAACCAAGAGATGCCCCAATTGTAAAAAAGTGTTGGCCCCAGATGAATTTAGGGTGTTGAAAAATGGTCAAACGACAACAAATTGCATATGTTGCCTGGATAAAAAGAAACAGCAGTGTACCAAAAACAAATGCCCCCATGGTAGGCGGAGAGAGCAGTGCAAAGAGGGAAGTCAGATTTATCCCCATGAAAAACAGAGGGCTTATTGTAAAGAGTGCGGGGGAGTCAGATTTGCGAGCATGAAAAG GATAAGATCCCAGTGTAAAGAATGTAAGGGTAGTCAAATCTGCCAGCATGAAAAAAGGAGATCTCAGTGTAAAGAATGTAAAAGGAGTCAGATTTACCCTCATGAGAAATTAAAGTATCGCTGCAAGGAATGCAAGGGCAGTCAGATTTGCATCAAACACGGTAGGCGAAGATCAACATGTAGAGACTGTGAGGGTGGAAGCATCTGCATCGAACATGGTAGGATAAGGTCCGAGTGTAAAGACTGCGGGGGCGGAGGCATTTGTGAGCATAAAAACAAAGGGCGCATTGCCCCATTTGCGACCCTGCCGGCCATCTTGCTGGTGTTGTTAGCAGCCGAGTCCACAATACCCTACAAGGAAACAAGGAGCTTGGTTCTCAGGATATCTCAGTTGCGATATGGCTACGTTGCGGAGCCATAG